Part of the Candidatus Babeliales bacterium genome, ACTTGGTACAACCTGTGGAACAACAATAGTAATGTGCTGTGCATCAGAAGAAGTCTGATTTTGAAGAGAATATTGGCCTATTGTAACGGTATTTTGGTTAGTACTAAAACCAGTACCTCCAAGAGTAATAGTACCGCCTGGGGCCACTTGATAGGGAGTTACACTATACAAATTGAGAGAATGATCTACCAATCCAGAGCTAGAAAGCTGGTTATTTTGACTTGAATTTACCGTCGTTTGGGTGGTAATGGATCCATTTTGGAGATTAAGAGCAAAACTATTGAGTTGCTTGAGCGTTAATGGCCCTACATAGCCATTTCCTGACGAAAGACCTGAAGGAATAAGAATGTCCGTACTATATTTATTTTGAAATTTAATGACCGCTTGCTTGGTAAGCGCACCAAAGTAGGTGGTTTCGTGTCCTAGAGAACCAATGCCACTTGCTGCAACGGCTGTTGCAGGATCACTATTTAAGATTTGTTGGAGAGTAACAACATCAGATGATGTCATTCCAACAGAAAGTGAATGGGTAAGTGGGGAATATGC contains:
- a CDS encoding peptidoglycan-binding domain-containing protein yields the protein MSAYKKIIPSIIFSLSIFVFFGSFFYVFSSKKVDAAAYSPLTHSLSVGMTSSDVVTLQQILNSDPATAVAASGIGSLGHETTYFGALTKQAVIKFQNKYSTDILIPSGLSSGNGYVGPLTLKQLNSFALNLQNGSITTQTTVNSSQNNQLSSSGLVDHSLNLYSVTPYQVAPGGTITLGGTGFSTNQNTVTIGQYSLQNQTSSDAQHITIVVPQVVPSGTYNLGITSNGITAKTAQNKPVSIVVTQNPSQAPTITSVSPAQVSGNDTVTITGTGFTSDTTIITALGTVTHLNSTDGKTLTFIPSQLSSFSKAAAIQQKAAALSGAGGLIIPIIAVTSAGYSQQSPGFILK